The following is a genomic window from Gemmatimonadota bacterium.
GGCGAGTGCTCGAAAGTCGTCATCCAGCCCTGGGCCTGATGGCCGGGCAGGATACGCAGCAAGCGCGTACCGGCGAACGGGTGAGGGATATTCCATGATCAAATGCGCGATCATCGGCGTCGGCGGTGGACGGGCCCGTGGGCTGGCCGAGGCCTACGTACACGTAACCCGGGGACGGCTGGCCGCTGTTTCGACCCGCAGGCGTGACAAGCTCGACGACTTTGCAGCCGCCTTCTGCGTGTCCGCGAGGTACACGGACTACCGCGAAATGCTTGATCGAGAAATGCCCGACCTGGTCCACGTGAATACGCCGCCTTCGGTACGCCTGGAGATCTTCGAAGCGGCGGAATCGGCGGGTATTCCGGCCGTGCTGGTCGAAAAGCCCCTGGCCATTCAGGGAGAGGATTTCCTGGCCATGCGGGCCTTCGCACGTACAGCACGGATCAAAATCGCCGTCAACCACCAGTTGCACTTCCATCCGTGTCGCGGCCGGCTGCAAAAGCAGGTGCGCGATGGCGCGATCGGGAACCTGCGCTTCATCGAGGCCAGCGCGGGCATGAATCCGGCCTACCAGGGGACGCACGCGTTGCAGGCCATCAGCGCTTTCAATCCC
Proteins encoded in this region:
- a CDS encoding Gfo/Idh/MocA family oxidoreductase; the encoded protein is MIKCAIIGVGGGRARGLAEAYVHVTRGRLAAVSTRRRDKLDDFAAAFCVSARYTDYREMLDREMPDLVHVNTPPSVRLEIFEAAESAGIPAVLVEKPLAIQGEDFLAMRAFARTARIKIAVNHQLHFHPCRGRLQKQVRDGAIGNLRFIEASAGMNPAYQGTHALQAISAFNPGTAPVAVFGQVSGADGLADTPRHHYAPDECTGIIDYDNGVSALLRCGAVAPRVIPGGSVNVHKRIAVYGDRGFVHWTMHGWESRIDGVCERGEHVYAEEDILGQAAMTEAMIDWLEDDAAVHPLNIDAALSDFSVLLGIYESALNRAVVSLPFTPSPDLVGRLRATLG